GAGCGCGCTGACGACTTCGCGCGTGACTTGCCGCACGAGCCAGTTCGTATGCTCCTCGACGGCGTCGCGGCAACGCGCTTCGATGACACCGCGCGCGTCCTGCCGCAGATAGCTCGAGAAACGCGCCCGCAAACGCTCGGCGATGAATTCGACGTCGCGCGCATCGAACACGGCGGGCCGCGCGCCCGGTTGCTCGGCCGGCACCGTCGCGACATCGACCTGAGGCTCGGCCGGGCGGCCGACGGCTGGCCTGCCAGGCACGATAACGTCGGTCAGCATCGGAATCGAGTGGGGATCGTGGGGATCGGCCATGCT
The sequence above is a segment of the Trinickia acidisoli genome. Coding sequences within it:
- a CDS encoding DUF2486 family protein; protein product: MADPHDPHSIPMLTDVIVPGRPAVGRPAEPQVDVATVPAEQPGARPAVFDARDVEFIAERLRARFSSYLRQDARGVIEARCRDAVEEHTNWLVRQVTREVVSALEAEVAGWVRDAVSEELARHTSQR